CGTGAGAGCGACCCCCGCGCATGCCTGAGCTGCCCGAGGTCGAGTCGGTCCGGCGCGGCCTGGTGCGGCGGCGCCTGCGCGGGGTCGCGATCGCGCGGGTGCGCTCGAGCGGGCTGCCGCTGCGGCTGGCGCGGCCGCAGCCGCTGGCGGCGCTGCGGCGCGCGACCCACGGCCGGCGCATCACCGACGTGCGGCGGCTGGGCAAGTACCTGCTGATCGAGCTCGACGGTCGCCACGCGGTGCTGGTGCACCTCGGCATGAGCGGCAACCTGACGACCACCAAGCGCGCGACCCCGTGGGCGCCGCACACCCACGTCGTGTTCGAGCTGACCGACGGCCGCGATCTCCGGTTCGTCGACCCGCGGCGGTTCGGTCTGGTCGAGGTGGTCGAGCGCGGGCGCGAGCGCGAGCACCCGTCGCTGGCGGTGCTGGGCCCCGACCCGATCGCCGAGGGGCTGCCGCTCGAGCACCTCGCCCAGGCGGCGCTCGGGCGCACGACCCCGGTCAAGACCTTCATCCTCGATCAGCGCGTGCTGGCGGGCGTCGGCAACATCTACGCGTCCGAAGCGCTGTGGCTGGCGCGGATCGCGCCGACCCGGCCGGCCGGCGCGCTGACCGCGGCCGACGCCGACGCGCTGGGCATCGCGATCAAGGACGTGCTCGAGTTCGCGATCGACAACGGCGGCACGACCCTGCGCGACTTCATCGGCGCCGACGGGGTGCCCGGCGACAACGGCGAGTACTTGCTGGTCTACGGCCGCGCGGGCGAGCCGT
The genomic region above belongs to Myxococcales bacterium and contains:
- the mutM gene encoding bifunctional DNA-formamidopyrimidine glycosylase/DNA-(apurinic or apyrimidinic site) lyase is translated as MPELPEVESVRRGLVRRRLRGVAIARVRSSGLPLRLARPQPLAALRRATHGRRITDVRRLGKYLLIELDGRHAVLVHLGMSGNLTTTKRATPWAPHTHVVFELTDGRDLRFVDPRRFGLVEVVERGREREHPSLAVLGPDPIAEGLPLEHLAQAALGRTTPVKTFILDQRVLAGVGNIYASEALWLARIAPTRPAGALTAADADALGIAIKDVLEFAIDNGGTTLRDFIGADGVPGDNGEYLLVYGRAGEPCPRCRTPIRKSVQAGRATYACPTCQAR